A window of Variovorax paradoxus genomic DNA:
GGTGTCGTCGGGCAGTTCGATGTCCGGTTGCTCCGGCGTGCGGCCCTTGCAGACCACCACGGGGCGGTAGGTCTGGTCGTCCAGCCGCTCGGCGCGGCACAGGAAAAACCGGCCGAGATAGGTGAAGGTGACGAAGCGTTCGTCGAAAGGTGGTGTCGTTGTTTCCATGTCTGATGCTCCTTCCTGTGCGTTGTAGGTTCTGCTCTTGGATCAGGCCGTCGAACTCGGCCTACAGACAGGCGAGCCGCACGGGATCATGGTGAATCCATGAAACACCCGATCGAACTCACCATCCAGGAGCCGTTGCCGGGCGCCTATGTCTGGCAATTGCTCGAAACCGATGAAAAGGGCGAAAGCCCTCGCCTGCTGCGCCGAGCCTTCGACGCGGCGGACAACTACGAGACCGCGCTGTCCGCAGGACAACGCGCGCTGAGGAGCGAAATCCGTCAGCGCGCTGGGCACGGTCAGCACTGAGGCCGAAGAAGGGCCTCAGGCTCGGCCCTTACTTACTTGGGCGTTCCGCCGGGCACCGGCTTCGGCTTGCCGGGGCGGCGCGCGTCGCGGGTCTCGGCGCGTCGTTCGCCTGCCGCAGCGGCGCGGTCGTTCCCGATGGCGCCACCTTCGGGCGTCTTGGCTTCGTCACCCGCCGCGGCTGGAACGCCCTTCTGCGGACGGCGGTCCTTGCGCGCTTCGCCCGCCATTTCAGACTTGCCGGTGGCATAGCCCGGCGTGTTGGGCGGCACGGCCGCTCCGGGCGGATTCGATTGGGCATGAGCCACGCTCGCGATCAAGCCGGCCATCAGCACGGAAAGGAC
This region includes:
- a CDS encoding cell envelope biogenesis protein TolA translates to MTKSLSVLSVLMAGLIASVAHAQSNPPGAAVPPNTPGYATGKSEMAGEARKDRRPQKGVPAAAGDEAKTPEGGAIGNDRAAAAGERRAETRDARRPGKPKPVPGGTPK